The following are from one region of the Syngnathus acus chromosome 10, fSynAcu1.2, whole genome shotgun sequence genome:
- the p2ry4 gene encoding P2Y purinoceptor 4, whose amino-acid sequence MATPAYIPVESNQSVTFTSVFNASCRFDEEFKYILLPVSYTLVFVVGLALNATALWTFIKMRPWNPSTVFMFHLALSDFLYVLSLPTLIYYYANRSHWPFGVAACKMVRFLFYANLYCSILLLTCISLHRYMGICHPIKALSLVKPRHAHLACAAVWAAVAVCLVPNLVFVTTSRRDNDTLCHDTTSQDSFEEYVDYSSVVMTLLFGVPFLVIVACYCQMARTLCRPRRGLLANQVSRQKSVKLIVVVLIVFAVSFVPFHVTRTVYYTARVLQLDCRTLNIVNFTYKITRPLASVNSCIDPILYFLAGDHYRTKLFSVLTGKRQATTSQAPAQAAANKNASIALAYLNLEAKVKREAQKM is encoded by the coding sequence atggcaacgccGGCGTACATCCCGGTGGAGTCCAACCAGTCAGTGACGTTCACGTCCGTCTTCAACGCCAGTTGCCGCTTTGACGAGGAGTTCAAGTACATCCTGCTGCCCGTCTCCTACACGCTTGTTTTCGTGGTGGGCTTGGCGCTCAACGCCACTGCCCTGTGGACCTTCATCAAGATGCGCCCATGGAACCCCAGTACCGTCTTCATGTTCCACCTGGCGCTCTCTGACTTCCTGTACGTGCTATCGCTGCCCACGCTCATCTACTACTACGCCAACCGCAGCCATTGGCCCTTTGGTGTGGCGGCGTGCAAAATGGTGCGCTTCCTATTCTACGCCAACCTCTACTGCAGCATCCTATTGCTAACCTGCATCAGCCTGCACCGCTACATGGGCATCTGCCACCCCATCAAGGCACTCAGCTTGGTCAAACCTCGCCACGCCCACCTGGCGTGCGCCGCCGTGTGGGCGGCGGTGGCGGTCTGCTTGGTGCCCAACTTGGTGTTCGTCACTACATCCAGGCGAGACAACGACACGTTGTGCCATGACACCACCAGCCAGGATTCCTTCGAGGAGTACGTGGACTACAGCTCGGTTGTCATGACGCTTCTGTTCGGCGTGCCCTTCCTGGTCATCGTGGCGTGTTACTGCCAAATGGCGCGCACCTTGTGCCGACCCCGGAGAGGTTTGTTGGCCAACCAGGTGTCGCGGCAGAAGTCCGTCAAGCTCATCGTGGTGGTGCTGATCGTCTTCGCCGTCAGCTTTGTGCCCTTCCACGTCACGCGCACCGTCTACTACACGGCCCGCGTGTTGCAGCTGGATTGCCGCACCCTCAACATCGTCAACTTCACTTACAAGATCACAAGGCCGCTCGCCAGCGTCAACAGCTGCATCGACCCCATTTTGTACTTCCTGGCCGGCGACCATTACCGCACCAAGCTGTTTTCTGTGCTGACGGGGAAAAGACAGGCCACCACGAGCCAAGCGCCTGCTCAGGCTGCGGCCAATAAGAACGCGAGTATCGCTCTGGCCTACTTGAACTTGGAAGCTAAAGTCAAGCGCGAAGCGCAAAagatgtag